The sequence AAGCCCCGAAAGCGAAGGGGTGCTCTCGGTCGCGGACCGCGTGACATACGAGGGTGATAAGGAGAGAGGCCTGGCCGCCTGCACGAGGGCGGACCCAAGCAAGGCCAGGATCCGACAGCGCAGTAGGGAGCTGAAGGCGCAGCGTGAAGCGGCCAGAACAGTCCCTCGAGGAAAGGGCCCGATCGTAGGCGACTACGGTTCGGGCCCTTTCGCTTTTCTTGAGGGGTCATCTTCGGCGCGGGCCTGCGTTGGGACCTCCTACTTCCTCGCGAATCGCTCCGCCGGCGCCTGGAATTCCGTGTGATCCAGGTATTTCCCCTTCTCGCGCTGGCCGTCGAGCCACTCCTGGAAACCCGAGGCGACGAGGCCGCCCGATTTGGAGCGCTCTTTCGCGGCGGTGGTCGCAAGGTGGTTGGCGTACTCGTTTTCGGGGTGCCCTGCGTGGCCCTTTACCCAGCGTGGACGCATGTCGTGGCGTTGAAGCGCGGCGTCGAGCTGCTTCCAGAGCTCCAGATTCTTGATCGGGCCGGCCTTCCTCTTCCAACCTTGTCGCTTCCAGCCCGGCATCCACTCGGAGATTCCCTTCACGAGGTACTGGCTGTCCGAGAAGAAGTGAATCGTGCAGCGACGCTTCAAGGCCCGAAGCGCCTCGAGCGCGCTACTGAGCGCCATGCGGTTGTTGGTCGTGTCCGGCGCGCTGATCCAGTAGTCCCGCCGCTCCCATTCGCCATCCTTCCAGACCTCCAAGAGGCCTGCGGCTCCCCCGGGATTAGCGCTCTTCTGGAACTGGTTGCCCAGGCACGATTCATCGGCGTGGATGTATACGACGTCGGCGCTCATCGAGTGCTCCTGAGAAGTGGCGGCTCAAACTCACCGTTGGTAGCTTTCGCGCCAAGACCCGCCACCGACCACTGCGAGGATCTCCTGGAAAGCACAGCCTACCTACTCCTGGAAGACGGTCGCCGCTTCGACGGCGATTTCGTGGGCGCGGTCGATCTCGCGCTGGGTGAAGTGGTCTTCAATACATGCATGACGGGGTATCAGGAGGTCCTGACCGACCCGTCGTACACGGGCCAGCTGGTCACGATGACGTACCCGCTCATCGGCAACTACGGCGTCAACTCCGAGGACCGGGAATCCCCAGTGCCTCAGGTTGCCGGCTTCATCGTTCGTGAAGTGTCGCGGCTCCACTCCAACTGGCGCTCCGAAGGCGGCCTCGGCGCCTACCTGAAGCGGAACGGCATCACGGGGATCGCCGATCTCGACACGCGTGCGCTCACGCGCCACATCCGTTCAAAAGGCGCGATGCGTGGGGCGATCGCTCCGGTGGGGATGTGCGAGGAGAAGGTGATGGAGGAGGTGCAGGCGCATCCGCTCATGGAGGGTCGCGACCTCGCCTGTGGAGTCTCGACAGAGCAGCCGTACTCGGTCCCCGCCGTCGGGGAAGAGCGCTTCCACGTGCTCGCGTACGATTTCGGTGTGAAGGCCCACTCCCCCAGGCTGCTTGCCGAACGTGGGTGTCGGGTCACTGTCATTCCTGCGGACACGCCCGTGGAGAAGATCCTCGACGATCCGCCGGACGGCATGTTCGTGTCGAACGGACCCGGAGACCCAGCGGCAGTCGAGCAGGCGGTGGCCGCGATCCTCGAGCTCGCAAAGGCCGATATCCCGGTCTTCGGAATCTGTCTGGGGCATCAGCTCATCTGTCGCGCTTATGGAGCGAGCACCTTCAAACTCCCGTTCGGACACCACGGTGGGAACCATCCCGTGAAGAACCTCGACAGCCAGAAGGTGGAGATCACTTCTCAGAATCACGGTTTCGCGGTGAGCGGCGGGGAAGGCGACGAGATTCCGGGGGCCCCCGACCTGCGGCTCACGCACGTCAACCTGTACGATCTCACGGTCGAGGGCGTCGAACATCGCGAATATCCTGTGTTCTCTGTGCAGTACCATCCGGAGGCCGCCCCGGGGCCCCACGACAGTCGCTACCTCTTCGACCGGTTCCTCGAGCTCATGGAAGAGCGACGAGAGCCCTCCGCCTGAACCAGACCCCACACCTAAGTCCATTTGTCACAACGATTCCGGTCACCTTGCGGTCGTGCGAGGCCGTCGTTACCGTGCTTGCCCACTTAGCGAGGCAGCTGGATTCAGAAGCCCATTGAAAGACGCTCTTCTGGAGGAACCATGACGAAGGCGGACCTGGTTGAGCAGGTGGCCGAAGCGATCGGTCCTGGGATCACCAAGAAGGACTGCGCGCTCGTCGTGGATGGTTTTCTGAACGCCGTGAAGCTTGCGCTCGCGAACGGCGACAACATCGAGATCCGGGGCTTCGGCACGTTCAAGGTGAGGAAGCGGAAGACGCGCGTGGCTCGCAACCCCCGAACCGGGGATCCGGTCGAAGTGCCGTCGAGGTCCGTGCCCGTGTTCAAACCCTCGAAGCATTTCCGTAGCCGCGTCGCCAGGCTGGACGAAGCTTCCGGCTAATTCGTGGGCGGACCGTTCCTCGGTCGATTCGCCGAGTCCCCTCCCCGTTTAACGTTTCGGGGCGCGCGCGCGTCTGACGTTCGGTGAGGGACGACGAACGGTCGGGCGCGATTCTTTCCGACGAGGAGTTGGTCGAAAGGGGGCGCGCCGGTGACGACGCTGCCCTCAGCGGTTTGGTAGAGCGACATCACGCGGCTGCGTACCGCGTGGCGTTCGGATTGCTGCAGGACGATGATGCGGCGCAGGACGTGGTGCAGGACGCGTTCATCAAGGCGTTTCGAGCGCTCGGAGGGTTCCGGGGCGAGGCGTCCTTTCGAACCTGGGTCCTCACCATCGCGCGCAACGAGGCGCGAGGCGCGTTGCGCCGAAGAGGACGCCGGAGAGAGACGGCGCTAGAGGATGCGGGGCCGGTGCGGTCGGAGCAGAAGGCGCCGGACACGGAAGCGGTCGATGCGCAGGAGGCCGCGCGGGCGCGAAGGATGATGGAAACGTTACCGGAGAAGCAGAAACTCTCCGTTACGCTTAGGATAGAAGAGGGGCTGAGCTTCAAGGAGATCGGCGAGATCATCGGATCCAGCGAGGGTGCTGCCAGGGTCAATTACTTTCATGGGATCCGACGGCTCAGGGAGTTGATGCAATGAGCGATGTGAAGTGCGAAACGGCGCGGGAGTGGATTCCCGACTACGTGAGTGGGCGACTCGCCAAGCTCGATGCCACGTCGGTGCAGTCGCACCTGAGGGCTTGCGATGAGTGCAGAGCCGAAGTCGGGCTCGCACGCCTGATATTCGAGTCTCGTGTCGACGTGCCGGACGGGCTCGCGAATCGGGTCCGCGATGCCGTGCGTTACGACCGCACATCGATCAGCCGTCCCTGGTGGGGTATCACCGCGGCCGCCGTGGCGGCTCTCGCCCTCGGTATCGGCATCTCTTTCGACCGTGCTGAACAACCCGAGTCGGCGATTCCGAGCTACGCGTACGAGCTCGAAGACGGAGAGCTGTGGCTCAGTGACGACGGCCTCATCGCAGGCGCTCCGGCGCTCGATGCTCTGAGCGACGAGGCGCTGCTGCAGTTTCTAGATGAACTGGACGTGGGTGGAGCGGGAGGTGCGGTATGAGGACATTGCAGTTGGCCAGGTCGGGATTCGTGCTTTCTCTGTTGGTTTCGCTCCTCATGGTTGTGCCGTTAGAGGCGCAGCGGAGGCCGCCGATGGTGCGGAGAGGGCAGGGGCCAGAGAGGATGGAGCTGGAACGGCGCGTACGCGCGCGCATGGCCGAGATGATGCGGGAGCAGCTCGGCCTCAGCGAGGAGGAGGACGCCCGCCTCAACGAGGTCGTCCAGGGATTCCAGGAGCAGCGCCGGCAGGTGGGACGTCAGGAGCAGGCCCTGAGACGCCGCGTCGAGGCTCTGATGCTCGAAGGTGGGCAGGACCAAGCCGAGGCGGCGGAGTTGCTGGAGCGCATGTCCGCCCTGCGGATCCAAGAGGCAGAGCTATTCCGGGCGGAGCACGAGGCACTGCTCGAGGTTCTCACGCCCATCCAGGTTTTACGGCTCGTGGCCCTACGAGAGCAGCTCGGTCAGCGTATCCGGCGCCTCCGCGGCCAGTCAGGACGCGGGGACGGCCGGGGCGGCCGCCGCGGTGGCGGCGATGTGCGACCGGGTGGCGGCCCTGGGCAGTTCGGGGGTGGACATGCGTTCCGTCGGCCTCACTGGTCCGAGCTGTCAACGCTCGGGGGTTTCTCAGAGGAACGTTGACGTAGCCTGCGGGGTCTCCCAAGCTCAGTCGACTCGGCGCGCCGCTCTCTCTGAGGGACTCATGTCCGTTTCTGTCCGTACGCTCTTTTTTGCCGCCTACCGTGATCGGCTCGGGCTCTCCGAGCTGACGGTGGAGCTCGCGCAGGGCGCTACGGTTGCCGACCTCGTGGCAGAGTTGAGGGGCCGGGGATCTCCGTTCGACATCTTGCCGGAGCAGCCTGCGGTGGCTGTCAATCGCACCTACGCGATGCTGGACGAGCCCCTTGGCGCAGGAGACGAGGTCGCGTTCATCCCGCCCGTCGCGGGTGGCTGACCATGATCTTTGCGCGGGTGGCGGCCGAAGCGATCGACCCGGCCGAAGTTCTGGCTCGGGTTGGGTCCGACCGAGACGGCGCGACGGTGCTCTTCCTGGGCGTCGTCCGTGATCACGCCGACGAGCGACCGGTCTCGGGCATGCGCTACGACGCCTACCAGGAGATGGCCGGCGAGGTCCTGAGGACGATCGCTGAAGAGGCCGCTGAGCGCTCGGGCACGGACCGCGTTGCGGTCGTGCATCGCTTCGGAGAGCTGGCGATCGGTGAG comes from Gemmatimonadota bacterium and encodes:
- the rnhA gene encoding ribonuclease HI (An endonuclease that specifically degrades the RNA strand of RNA-DNA hybrids); protein product: MSADVVYIHADESCLGNQFQKSANPGGAAGLLEVWKDGEWERRDYWISAPDTTNNRMALSSALEALRALKRRCTIHFFSDSQYLVKGISEWMPGWKRQGWKRKAGPIKNLELWKQLDAALQRHDMRPRWVKGHAGHPENEYANHLATTAAKERSKSGGLVASGFQEWLDGQREKGKYLDHTEFQAPAERFARK
- the carA gene encoding glutamine-hydrolyzing carbamoyl-phosphate synthase small subunit, which encodes MESTAYLLLEDGRRFDGDFVGAVDLALGEVVFNTCMTGYQEVLTDPSYTGQLVTMTYPLIGNYGVNSEDRESPVPQVAGFIVREVSRLHSNWRSEGGLGAYLKRNGITGIADLDTRALTRHIRSKGAMRGAIAPVGMCEEKVMEEVQAHPLMEGRDLACGVSTEQPYSVPAVGEERFHVLAYDFGVKAHSPRLLAERGCRVTVIPADTPVEKILDDPPDGMFVSNGPGDPAAVEQAVAAILELAKADIPVFGICLGHQLICRAYGASTFKLPFGHHGGNHPVKNLDSQKVEITSQNHGFAVSGGEGDEIPGAPDLRLTHVNLYDLTVEGVEHREYPVFSVQYHPEAAPGPHDSRYLFDRFLELMEERREPSA
- a CDS encoding integration host factor subunit beta → MTKADLVEQVAEAIGPGITKKDCALVVDGFLNAVKLALANGDNIEIRGFGTFKVRKRKTRVARNPRTGDPVEVPSRSVPVFKPSKHFRSRVARLDEASG
- a CDS encoding RNA polymerase sigma factor yields the protein MRDDERSGAILSDEELVERGRAGDDAALSGLVERHHAAAYRVAFGLLQDDDAAQDVVQDAFIKAFRALGGFRGEASFRTWVLTIARNEARGALRRRGRRRETALEDAGPVRSEQKAPDTEAVDAQEAARARRMMETLPEKQKLSVTLRIEEGLSFKEIGEIIGSSEGAARVNYFHGIRRLRELMQ
- a CDS encoding zf-HC2 domain-containing protein, whose protein sequence is MSDVKCETAREWIPDYVSGRLAKLDATSVQSHLRACDECRAEVGLARLIFESRVDVPDGLANRVRDAVRYDRTSISRPWWGITAAAVAALALGIGISFDRAEQPESAIPSYAYELEDGELWLSDDGLIAGAPALDALSDEALLQFLDELDVGGAGGAV
- the moaD gene encoding molybdopterin converting factor subunit 1, producing MSVSVRTLFFAAYRDRLGLSELTVELAQGATVADLVAELRGRGSPFDILPEQPAVAVNRTYAMLDEPLGAGDEVAFIPPVAGG
- a CDS encoding molybdenum cofactor biosynthesis protein MoaE — encoded protein: MIFARVAAEAIDPAEVLARVGSDRDGATVLFLGVVRDHADERPVSGMRYDAYQEMAGEVLRTIAEEAAERSGTDRVAVVHRFGELAIGEVSVAIAVSSPHRAEAYEASRYVIEQLKERLPVWKKEHYIDGVSEWVEGTVPPGTASGSEAAAVGKGGDA